From the genome of Triticum aestivum cultivar Chinese Spring chromosome 1A, IWGSC CS RefSeq v2.1, whole genome shotgun sequence:
tgaatcggtGAATATTTTTCGAATCAACGAACATTTTTTTTGGTATCGGTGAGACATTTTTTGAATTTCAGGCATATTTTTTATTTAGCAACATTTTCTGAAATACGCGATTAGTTTTTGAAACAGCGAATATTTTGTGAACCAATAATCTATTTTGTAAGTCATAAATAGTTTTCAAACTTTCAGGacatttttccaaattcatgaatttTTCTTTGAAATGGCAGACGTTTTTTCAATTTCATTACCACTTTTTTAACACACGAACCCTTTTTCAAATCTTGATTTTTGCCGAACATTTATTTTCAAAagagtgaacatttttttgaaaaaatcacCAACCTTTTTGTATCCCTCAAAAAAATTATAATTTATAGCACATTTATTTCGATTCTCAAGTATTTTTTATTTTGGGAATTTTTGAGGTCCTAATATACTTAAAGTAGAAAAAAATGAAGAGCAAAAAGAAAATAACAGGCCGCATGCACATGGGCCGGCTCAAACAGGGCGCTGCATCTTTTCCCAACGCGCAGAGCACCGTATAGGAGGTCCCGTCTGCATTGGGCCGGTGCAGGCGGGGGGTTTCCTCTGTGCGAAAGGTTTTTTTTTGTGTCATTCCACTAAAAAAAATTataggtggcattggtgggtaatgtTTTACTACTTTCGGGGCAATTTCATGACGTACGGACATAAGTACTAATTCAGTCGTTAGTAGGGAAAAATAGATGGAGAACCCCTTAAAAAGGCATTGGTGGAGAAAAAGGCTTTTCTAAGAAAAAAAGATGGAGAAAAAAGTGTATATTCTAAAagggttcacaaatttgaaaaaagctcATGGGTCATTTTTTTCAAGAGatttaaaatatgttcacaaattttgaaaaaacaAAAACACATAGAAAATGTTCAAGTCTGAAAATATATTACGGTTTAACTTTTTCATAAATTATAAAAAAATCACAACTTGAAGATGttcataatttttaaaaaatgaaaAGGTAAAAAAAGACAAAACCAAGAAAAAAACCATGTAAAAGTGAAAGTTGTCATTATAATCTACCTATTACGCGTAATGCACCTGAAAGTTGTCGTTATAATCAACTGGTTACGCGTGTTTGACAAAAACCGAAGTACACCATCCGGCACGCATGAAGGAACTCAGTACTccattggtctaagaaattaggcATACATTAAGTATTGCATGATTATACTTATAAGGAAATGATGATGTAATCTTGTAGTATATCAATCGATTGGGTCTCTTCACACAATTATTATTCCAACAATGTGCTCCCATTGTTATCGGCATCCTTTCTACTTTAACTATGCCCATGActaggaaaatatgatcatcatgcGACGCATGAGCTAGTTTTAGATATGAGACTAGATATCTATTTGTTGTTTATTATTACACACAAGCAACTTAGTTTTCTTCCGAATTTCATGGTTATTGTAGATTTGAGAACCATTGCAAGTATAAAACAGAAAATGAATATTAATTACcaacatggaaataaataataagatTTATTATTACCTTCAGGGCATATTTTTTTGGTGTGCTTCCATGAGGTGGGAAGGGCGAGGCatcacctcaacatgcaaacaaGCATGACAAACGACACACCTAAATATTATTTACAATAAATATTGTTAGTTTTATTTTTCATGTTATTCATCCAACTAGGCATGTTTCAAATAATCTAATACGAAGTATAATGCAACCAATTCCTGGTGCAATGTGCGGGGTATCATCTGGTTTTAATTAGTGTTGGTGTTATATCCTGACAACTTATTTTGATGGTATATTTATGTTTAAAGATGTATTGGGTCCTTAGTTAAGATGGCCCCTCGGAGGTCACACTTTCATGGCCTAGGCCGGCCATATTCATCTGTTATCTTGGAGATTCGCAAGATTAGGGAGGATTACGGCTATGTGTCGCCTACTGCAATCCACACGCTCCTCGCCTACAGGGCTTGGTGGTAGGACAAAGTACGTTGAGCTGTCGTCATGCTCACATCACTAGAAtttctttttgttatttatattttaaaTGACAATAGTCAAAAACTAAAAATTACCTAAGCAAATTCAAAACCAGGAATTTGGGGAAATGGTAACCTAGTATAAACAAATTGTTAGCGCAGTTATAATAAAACAGTGATAACTTAAAAAAAACTGTGGCAATTCCTTTCCATGTTTCAAAAATATACATGTGCTTTTTTTTAACAAAATTTGCATACAATGTAAGAAACTATTTTTTAATGTAAAAATTGTTTTGTACCACTAAAAAAATGCACGTGACATTTTATGGAAATAGTCCCACATTAAAAAAAATGTTGTGACATTTTTAAATATGTTATATagaatgtaaaaaaatgttcacatcggTCAGAAATGTTTATTGCATTTAAACATGTATATGACACTTTGATTAAATAATCACGTGTTTCCAAAAAAttgcccgtgaaatctttcggaaATGTTTATACAATGCAAAAAATTGTTTGCGTAGTTTAGAAAAGTATTTAATGCCATTCAAAAATGTATAACGTGTATTTGGAAAATTGTTATCATGTATTCAAAAGGTGTTcagaacatgtatttgaaaaatgtcaatCTGGTATcataaaaatgtttcacatgtgCGTAAGAAATGGACATTGTGTACTGAGAAAAAGTAGACATGTGTTTAAAGGAAGAAAACTGATAAACTGACATGGAaacaaaaacaaaagcaaaaaccaaagaaaaccaatgAGAAAACAAAGAAACCCAAGGCAAAATGGAGTAAAAcaatcaaaaaacaaagaaaaccggtGAAATAACGAATAAAACCAAATATAAAAACCCATAGATAACCAGACCTGAACGAACCTACAACACGTACGTAGCAAACAAACGATGCTACTGGCAAGCCCACTACATGTTGCCCTTAGGTGATTCATATTAGGAATTGGTACGGGCGACATACAACTCCGGTGAGTGGGGAGTTCTATCAGTCCTTGATTGACAGGCTTGGCATCCACTGGTGTTGGTTATGGCATAGCATGAACCTAAGCATGGGTTGTTCGTAACCCGGCACCACGAGACAGAAAACTGGTGGTGAAGTGGGCAATGTTGGAGAGCACTGGGGGCAAGCGGTATGAGTAGAGAGTTGAAGCTGTCGTTGAAGGCGAGCATGCGGCTGTCTTGGTCCACCACCGACACTGCCAATCGACAAGAAGGACAACTTGTATTTGCAGTGGTTGCGATAGCTGGAGCAACTCATGAGTGAAGATTGAGAGCGAGATGATCGGCATGGCGGAGTGACGGACTAGTGGGACTGGGAAGGGGACTTGCAGcaaacgccggtggggttgaccgacATGTTGCGGATTATAAACTTTACAAAAGCTTGATTTAAGATGTGATATTCAAAGTTAAAAAGAAACATGGAGGGTACGTTCTTCTCATACTATTTAGATTATTTTTTTTTTTCAAGAAGGGAAAAAAATGTAGATTTTTTTAGGGAAAAAAATGTAGATGTGGGTCCATTTGAAATTGGACCGCACTCGTCATTGGACCAGTGCCGTTGGTTAATTACATGAGTAAATCCATCTGCGGCTGCACAGTGGTGGCTGTCAATTCGATATTTGTTGGGCTGGGGACCAGATGGGCCGGCGACAGGGAAGAACATTCTCCACCTTGCACACACACAGTTTGAACTTGAAGTTAGTTTGGATGTTGGTCCCATGCCATGTCAGTTAATTATTAATTTTTTCTCAAAAAATTTAATTATTAATTACCCCTCAAAAaagttaattatttaattaacGAGCGCATATGCAGTACTCCATGCTCGTGGCGCGCCACCAGTACCTACGAATCCATCAATAATCAAGGCGGTGCTAAAAAGGGACATTTATTTAAATTACATACAGAGGCAGAAAATCTCAAGATTGCTCTGAATTTTCTCGAACAAATCTCATTTTTAGTACCTTGGTGAATCCGCCAAACATGAATACAACTCTAGtccccagttttttgttttgttttttcttcctttttgcgGTAGCATTTGTGTAGGATAGAAACCCGGTGGAGATGGAGTTGGGAGACCCATGCACTAGCTGGTGCAACAAGGAACATTTCATCCATGCATACCCACTTTGAAGCTAAGATGCATGTTGATGGAGCAAAAGCTTACAGGGTGCTTGAATCCAaaggactatttttagtctgactaaaaatactcttttttagaggctaaagtttcaagcacccctgactaaagtcttgaggctaaaattttttagtcataggaaacctactaaaatatgtattagccctctctctcatttaatttctctcctttaacacatgcgagttttggattggagggtttgaaggataataaatgctcaataacttgattttagtctttttagtatttggatccaagcatgggtgaggctagtaaattttagtcccactacttttagtcatgggactaaaacgtatccaagcaccctcttagagGGTGCTTGTATCCAgcggactatttttagtctgactaaaaatagtctcttttagaggctaaagttccaagcacccctgactaaaaagAGGCTACGACTTAGTCTTGAGGCTAAATTTTTTTAGTAATACGAAACCTACTAAAATATATATTAGccttctctctcctcatttaatttcAATCCcccgagttctggattggagggtttgaaagataataaatgctcaataacttgattttagtctctttagtatttggatccaaacataaatgaggctagcaagttttagttcCACTACTTTTAATCATACTTGCTATTTGCATGCGGTAAAACGTTTCATGCGTAAGTACGACCtcgctactactccctccgttcctaaatatttgtctttctagacatttcaaatgactactacatacggatgtatgtagacatattttagagtgtagattcactcattttgcttcgtatgtagttacttgttgaaatgcctagaaagacaagtatttaggaacggagggagtagctacctAGCTGGGGCAGCATGCACTTGCCACCTTCTCATTCCATGCACCCATCCATGCACTAACCAATCAATGCACCCATCCATGCATTCGCTTCTCTTCCTGCCGCCAACCTACCTACACTCCGCATCAAGCTGAAGATCATCAGGTACTACTAAAGCGGATTAATAATCAACGAAAAATCGATGGGAATTACAAAGATAATAACAGGCCGCCTGCACATGGGCCGGCTCAAACAGGCGCGCTGCATCTTTTCCCAACGCGCAGAGCACCGTATAGGAGGTCCCGTCTGCATTGGGCCGGTGCAGGCGGGGGGTTTCCTCTGTGCGAAAGGTTTTTTTTTTGTGTGTCATTCCACTAAAAAAAATTataggtggcattggtgggtaatgtTTTACTACTTTCGGGGCAATTTCATGACGTATGGACAAAAGTACTAATTCATTCGTTAGTAGGGAAAAATAGATGGAGAACCCCTTAAAAAGGCATTGGTGGAGAAAAAGGCTTTTCTAAGAAAAAAAGATGGAGAAAAAAGTGTATATTCTAAAagggttcacaaatttgaaaaaagctcATGGGTCATTTTTTTCAAGAGatttaaaatatgttcacaaattttgaaaaaacaAAAACACATAGAAAATGTTCAAGTCTGAAAATATATTACGGTTTAACTTTTTCATAAATTATAAAAAAATCACAACTTGAAGATGttcataatttttaaaaaatgaaaAGGTAAAGAAAAGACAAAACCAAGAAAAAACCATGTAAAAGTGAAAGTTGTCATTATAATCTACCTATTACGCGTAATGCACCTGAAAGTTGTCGTTATAATCAACTGGTTACGCGTGTTTGACAAAAACCGAAGTACACCATCCGGCACGCATGAAGGAACTCAGTACTccattggtctaagaaattaggcATACATTAAGTATTGCATGATTATACTTATAAGGAAATGATGATGTAATCTTGTAGTATATCAATCGATTGGGTCTCTTCACACAATTATTATTCCAACAATGTGCTCCCATTGTTATCGGCATCCTTTCTACTTTAACTATGCCCATGActaggaaaatatgatcatcatgcGACACATGAGCTAGTTTTAGATATGAGACTAGATATCTATTTGTTGTTTATTATTACACACAAGCAACTTAGTTTTCTTCCGAATTTCATGGTTATTGTAGATTTGAGAACCATTGCAAGTATAAAACAGAAAATGAATATTAATTACcaacatggaaataaataataagatTTATTATTACCTTCAGGGCATATTTTTTTGGTGTGCTTCCATGAGGTGGGAAGGGCGAGGCatcacctcaacatgcaaacaaGCATGACAAACGACACACCTAAATGATTATTTACAATAAATATTGTTAGTTTTATTTTTCATGTTATTCATCCAACTAGGCATGTTTCAAATAATCTAATACGAAGTATAATGCAACCAATTCCTGGTGCAATGTGTGGGGTATCATCTGGTTTTAATTAGTGTTGGTGTTATATCCTGACAACTTATTTTGATGGTATATTTATGTTTAAAGATGTATTGGGTCCTTTGTTAAGATGGCCCCTCGGAGGTCACACTTTCATGGCCTAGGCCGGCCCTATTCATCTGTTATCTTGGAGATTCGCAAGATTAGGGAGGATTACGGCTATGTGTCGCCTACTGCAATCGACACGCTCCTCGCCTACAGGGCTTGGTGGTAGGACAAAGTACGTTGAGCTGTCGTCATGCTCACATCACTAGaatttcttttttttatttatattttaaatGACAATAGTCAAAAACTAAAAATTACCTAAGCAAATTCAAAACCAGGAATTTGGGGAAATGGTAACCTAGTATAAACAAATTGTTAGCGCAGTTATAATAAAACAGTGATAACTTTAAAAAAAATTGTGGCAATTCCTTTCCATGTTCCAAAAAAATACATGTGATTTTTTTACAAAATTTGCATACAATGTAAGAAAGTATTTTTTAATGTAAAAATTGTTTTGTACCACTAAAAAAATGCACGTGACATTTTATGGAAATAGTCCCACATTAAAAAAAATGTTGTGACATTTTTAAATATGTTATATagaatgtaaaaaaatgttcacatcggTCAGAAATGTTTATTGCATTTAAACATGTATATGACACTTTGATTAAATAATCACGTGTTTCCAAAAAAttgcccgtgaaatctttcggaaATGTTTATACAATGCAAAAAAATGTTTGCGTAGTTTAGAAAAATATTTAATGCCATTAAAAAATGTATAACGTGTATTTGGAAAATTGTTATCATGTATTCATTAGGTGTTcagaacatgtatttgaaaaatgtcaatCTGGTATcataaaaatgtttcacatgtgCGTAAGAAATGGACATTGTGTACTGAGAAAAAGTAGACATGTGTTTAAAGGAAGAAAACTGATAAACTGACATGGAaacaaaaacaaaagcaaaaaccaaagaaaaccaatgAGAAACAAAGAAACCCAAGGCAAAATGGAGTAAAAcaatcaaaaaacaaagaaaaccggtGAAATAACGAATAAAACCAAATATAAAAACCCATAGATAACTAGACCTGAACGAACCTACAATACGTACGTAGCAAACAAACGATGCTACTGGGCAAGCCCACTACATGTTGCCCTTAGGTGATTCATATTAGGAATTGGTACGGGCGACATACAACTCTGGTGAGTGGGGAGTTCTATCAGTCCTTGATTGACAGGCTTGGCATCCACTGGTGTTGGTTATGGCATAGCATGAACCTAAGCATGGGTTGTTCGTAACCCGGCACCACGAGACAGAAAACTGGTGGTGAAGTGGGCAATGTTGGAGAGCACTGGGGGCAGGCGGTATGAGTAGAGAGTTGAAGCTGTCGTTGAAGGCGAGCATGCGGCTGTCTTGGTCCACCACCGACACTGCCAATCGACAAGAAGGACAACTTGTATTTGCAATGGTTGCGATAGCTGGAGCAACTCATGAGTGAAGATTGAGAGCGAGATGATCGGCATGGTGGAGTGACGGACTAGTGGGACTGGGAAGGGGACTTGCAGcaaacgccggtggggttgaccgacATGTTGCGGATTATAAACTTTACAAAAGCTTGATTTAAGATGTGATATTCAAAGTTAAAAAGAAACATGGAGGGTACGTTCTTCTCATACTATTTAGATTATTTTTTTTCTCAAGAAGGGAAAAAAATGTAGATTTTTTTATGGGAAAAAAATGTAGATGTGGGTCCATTTGAAATTGGACCGCACTCGTCATTGGACCAGTGCCGTTGGTTAATTACATGAGTAAATCCATCTGCGGCTGCACAGTGGTGGCTGTCAATTCGATATTTGTTGGGCTGGGGACCAGATGGGCCGGCGACAGGGAAGAACATTCTCCACCTTGCACACACACAGTTTGAACTTGAAGTTAGTTTGGATGTTGGTCCCATGCCATGTCAGTTAATTATTAATTTTGTCTCAAAAAATTTAATTATTAATTACCCCTCAAAAaagttaattatttaattaacGAGCGCATATGCAGTACTCCATGCTCGTGGCGCGCCACCAGTACCTACGAATCCATCAATAATCAAGGCGGTGCTAAAAAGGGACATTTATTTAAATTACATACAGAGGCAGAAAATCTCAAGATTGCTCTGAATTTTCTCGAACAAATCTCATTTTTAGTACCTTGGTGAATCCGCCAAACATGAATACAACTCTAGtccccagttttttgttttgttttttcttccttttttgcgGTAGCATTTGTGTAGGATAGAAACCCGGTGGAGGTGGAGTTGGGAGACCCATGCACTAGCTGGTGCAACAAGGAACATTTCATCCATGCATACCCACTTTGAAGCTAAGATGCATGTTGATGGAGCAAAAGCTTACAGGGTGCTTGAATCCAaaggactatttttagtctgactaaaaatacttttttttagaggctaaagtttcaagcacccctgactaaagtcttgaggctaaaattttttagtcataggaaacctactaaaatatgtattagccctcTCTCTCATTTAATTTCTCTCTTTTAACACATGCgtgttctggattggagggtttgaaggataataaatgctcaataacttgattttagtctttttagtatttggatccaagcatgggtgaggctagcaaattttagtcccactacttttagtcatgggactaaaacgtatccaagcaccctcttagagGGTGCTTGTATCCAacggactatttttagtctgactaaaaatagtctcttttagaggctaaagttccaagcacccctgactaaagagaggctaggacttAGTCTTGAGGCTAAACTTTTTTAGTAATACGAAACCTACTAAAATATATATTAGccttctctctcctcatttaatttcAATCCcccgagttctggattggagggtttggaagataataaatgctcaataacttgattttagtctctttagtatttggatccaaacataaatgaggctagcaagttttagttcCACTACTTTTAATCATACTTGCTATTTGCATGCGGTAAAACGTTTCATGCGTAAGTACGACCTcgctactactcccttcgttcctaaatatttgtctttctagacatttcaaatgactactacatacggatgtatatagacatattttagagtgtagattcactcattttgctccgtatgtagttacttgttgaaatgcctaaaaagacaagtatttaggaacggagggagtagctacctAGCTGGGGCAGCATGCACTTGCCACCTTCTCATTCCATGCACCCATCCATGCACTAACCAATCAATGCACCCATCCATGCATTCGCTTCTCTTCCTGCCGCCAACCTACCTACACTCCGCATCAAGCTGAAGATCATCAGGTACTACTAAAGCGGATTAATAATCAACGAAAAATCGATGGGAATTACAAAGATACGTACTCCTACGTACTGCTCTACCTGCGTACGTACAACGCGCGCAACGTACGGACTGCTCTACGTACTACGACgacgactgctgctgctgctgctactggtgGCTAGCTATAGGTTGGAGGTAGTATATAGCTAGGCGACGTCGCGCTGCTCCTCCTTGATCGCGCCGGGGAAGAGGTCCAGCGTCTTCAGCGGCCGGCAGAACAGCCCCGTCGCCGTCACCGGCGCCGCCTGATCTTCCGTCGCCGCGGCcagctgctgcggctgctgctcgTACCGCGACGGCCGGCATGTGTCCTCCACCACGCCGAAGTTGCCCAGCCTCCCCAGCGAGTACTCCGGCGATCCCACTACGCCTCCTCCCTGCACGCACAATAGTATGAACCCAGGTCAGGTCATGAACTCATAATCAGCTCAAGGTAAACGCAGACGCAGCATGTGCGTAGTAAGTAACAAATCGATGGAGGAGGTGACAACGACAAGGTAGCATCTTAGGTTTCGTACCTGATGATGGAAGGAGAGCGGGGTGTTTGGCGGCGAGGGCTCGGCGCACCGGCTTGCCGGCACGCCGGCGAAGGGGTAGGCGTACCCAGCAGCAGCAGCGTAAGCGGAAGCTGGGACGGTCGTCGGGAGCAGgtgctggtcgtagccgccaccgGCGCAAGAGGCGGAGTAGTACTGCTGCTGCTGCGGGTGCTGCAGCAGCGGAGGAGGCACCGCGCCGGCGCcgaggagctgctgctgctggtggtacTGGCCGGCGTTGGCGGCGGCGTAGTAGTGCGCGCAGGAGAGGAGGTGGTGGCTCATGCAGAGCCTGCGGCGGAGCTTCTGGCGGTCCCGGGCCTTGTGGTTCTGGAACCAGTAGAAGACGTTCTTGCCCTCGATGCGGCCGTAGTGGGCCAGGTGCGCCGTGATCTGCTGGATCTGCGACGCGTTGGGGGTGCGCAGCCCGCCGCGGTACATCTCCTCCAGGATCATCAGCTGCTCCGGCGTCGGGCACCACCGCGTCGTCCCCGTCACcacgctcgtcgccgccgccgtcgcagtcgccgtcgccgccatcgcaCGTGCTCTTGGCTCTTGCTTGATCTTTTGGTGGAGAGTGCTGTGTGTGGACTGTGGACGGAGAGACAAAAGGTGTactaggaggaagaagaagagaagagaaggggaGTTTGCTGGTTGGCTGGGTTCGTTTGGTTTGGTTGCTCCCTGTGTGGCAAGCCAAGGATGGCTGGGCAGGGGTTATTATAGGCAGCCGCGTGCGCGCGGCGACACTCTCTAGAGCAGAGATAGAAAGAGAATCTAGctctagagagagagagtgagtgagtgtATGTGTTGTGTTAGAGGGAAggctctagagagagagagagcatgggtGTGTAGA
Proteins encoded in this window:
- the LOC123083629 gene encoding putative WUSCHEL-related homeobox 2; the encoded protein is MAATATATAAATSVVTGTTRWCPTPEQLMILEEMYRGGLRTPNASQIQQITAHLAHYGRIEGKNVFYWFQNHKARDRQKLRRRLCMSHHLLSCAHYYAAANAGQYHQQQQLLGAGAVPPPLLQHPQQQQYYSASCAGGGYDQHLLPTTVPASAYAAAAGYAYPFAGVPASRCAEPSPPNTPLSFHHQGGGVVGSPEYSLGRLGNFGVVEDTCRPSRYEQQPQQLAAATEDQAAPVTATGLFCRPLKTLDLFPGAIKEEQRDVA